From the genome of Malus domestica chromosome 04, GDT2T_hap1, one region includes:
- the LOC103434232 gene encoding uncharacterized protein, producing the protein MEDHSLAVQNNSLALTEYALDLAIGQEFPDVETCRRRLKNIALVQHFDLRIVKSDRSRFIAKCSKEGCPWRVHVAKCPGVPTFTVRTLHGEHTCEGVLNLHHQQASVGWVARSVESRVRDNPRYKPKEILQDIRDQHGVAVSYMQAWRGKERSMAALHGTFEEGYRLLPAYCEQIKKTNPGSIASVFTTGQENCFHRLFISYRASIYGFIHACRPLLEIDRSHLKGKYLGSLLCAAAVDADDTLFPLAIAIVDVESDENWMWFMSELRKLLGVNTDNMPRLTILSERQRGVVEAVETHFPSAFHGFCLRYVSEIFRDTFKNAKLVNIFWNAVYALTAVEFDSKIAEMAEISQDVIPWFQHFPPQLWAVAYFEGVRYGHFTLGVTELLYNWALECHELPIVQMMEHIRDQLSSWYNDRRDMGMRWTSILVPSAEKRILEAMADARCYQVLRANEVEFEIVSTERTNIVDIQTRVCSCRRWHIYGLPCAHAAAALMSCGHNVHLFAEPYFTVASYRETYSQMIHPIPDKSLWKEPGDGTEGGSTNVDIMIRPPKTRRPPGRPKKKVLRVENFKRPKRVVQCGRCHMLGHSQKKCALPH; encoded by the coding sequence ATGGAAGATCATTCTTTAGCTGTGCAGAACAATTCTCTTGCATTGACAGAATATGCTTTAGACTTGGCTATTGGGCAAGAATTTCCTGACGTTGAAACATGCAGAAGAAGATTGAAGAACATTGCTCTAGTACAACATTTTGATCTTCGTATAGTGAAATCAGATCGCAGCCGGTTTATAGCCAAGTGCTCCAAAGAAGGTTGCCCATGGCGTGTCCATGTGGCAAAATGTCCCGGAGTTCCAACCTTTACAGTAAGAACCCTGCATGGTGAGCATACCTGTGAAGGAGTTCTCAACCTTCATCATCAGCAAGCATCAGTAGGTTGGGTTGCTAGGTCTGTAGAATCACGGGTTCGGGATAACCCACGGTATAAACCAAAAGAGATCCTGCAAGATATCCGCGATCAGCATGGAGTTGCTGTTTCTTACATGCAAGCTTGGCGTGGCAAGGAGCGTAGCATGGCAGCACTTCATGGAACTTTTGAAGAAGGGTATCGGCTTCTTCCTGCATACTGTGAGCAAATAAAGAAAACCAACCCTGGAAGCATCGCTTCAGTTTTTACCACTGGACAAGAAAATTGCTTCCACCGTCTCTTCATTTCTTACCGTGCATCAATATATGGGTTTATACATGCTTGCAGGCCACTTTTGGAAATTGATAGATCACACCTCAAAGGCAAATACTTGGGTTCCTTACTTTGTGCTGCAGCTGTTGATGCTGATGATACATTATTTCCTCTGGCAATAGCTATCGTTGATGTGGAAAGCGACGAAAATTGGATGTGGTTTATGTCAGAATTGCGAAAGCTTCTTGGAGTAAACACTGACAACATGCCTAGACTAACAATACTCTCTGAAAGACAAAGGGGTGTTGTAGAGGCAGTGGAAACCCATTTTCCTAGTGCCTTCCATGGTTTTTGTCTGCGTTATGTTAGTGAAATTTTTCGTGATACGTTTAAGAATGCGAAGTTGGTGAATATCTTCTGGAATGCTGTTTATGCTCTCACTGCAGTTGAATTTGACAGCAAGATTGCAGAGATGGCAGAGATCTCGCAAGACGTGATTCCATGGTTTCAACACTTCCCTCCCCAACTTTGGGCTGTAGCATATTTTGAAGGAGTGCGGTATGGCCATTTTACTCTCGGTGTTACGGAGTTGTTGTATAATTGGGCTCTTGAATGCCATGAGCTCCCTATTGTGCAAATGATGGAGCATATTCGTGATCAGTTATCATCGTGGTATAATGACCGCCGGGATATGGGAATGAGGTGGACGTCAATTTTAGTACCATCTGCTGAGAAGCGGATTCTAGAGGCAATGGCTGATGCTCGATGCTATCAAGTACTTCGTGCAAATGAAGTTGAATTTGAGATTGTGTCTACTGAGCGGACAAACATTGTGGATATACAAACTCGTGTTTGCTCTTGTCGCCGTTGGCATATATATGGTCTACCTTGTGCACATGCTGCTGCTGCACTTATGTCTTGTGGACACAATGTCCATTTGTTTGCTGAGCCTTACTTCACAGTAGCAAGTTACCGAGAGACCTATTCGCAGATGATTCATCCCATTCCGGATAAGAGCTTATGGAAGGAGCCAGGCGACGGAACAGAGGGTGGAAGCACCAATGTTGATATCATGATACGCCCACCCAAGACTCGGCGGCCACCTGGAAGACCCAAGAAGAAGGTCCTTCGAGTAGAAAACTTCAAGAGGCCGAAGAGGGTGGTTCAATGCGGTCGCTGTCATATGTTAGGGCATTCTCAAAAGAAATGTGCCTTGCCACATTGA
- the LOC103434231 gene encoding putative F-box protein PP2-B12, with translation MFKFFLGGGGNQEKTDDVGGGGGDPMDLQALPEGCIATVVSLTTPRDAGTMSSVSRSFRSAAESDAVWDKFLPPEIHTIMSSSSPSQPPLVSPSFTSKTKKELFLAVCDNPVLIEQGKLSFSLDKWSGKKCYMIAARALSIVWADTPHYWRWISVPDSRFEEVAELISVCWLEIRGKIGTRMLSPSTLYKAFLVFKSIAGAHGFENQPVEVTVGLIGQEPTKHVVFLDVQRGQTQGQGYHVAGPWHIGLFNRRHIPGLQSLQSFQPREINEAQYPKERNDGWLEIEMGEFFCEGGEGGELEMTCMEVRGGQWKGGLIFQGIEVRPKRM, from the exons ATGTTCAAGTTCTTCTTAGGCGGTGGCGGAAACCAGGAGAAAACAGATGATGTCGGTGGCGGCGGAGGCGACCCCATGGATCTGCAGGCCTTGCCGGAGGGATGCATAGCCACCGTTGTCTCGCTGACCACGCCTCGGGACGCGGGCACAATGTCGTCGGTTTCGAGGAGTTTCAGGTCGGCCGCCGAATCCGACGCTGTTTGGGACAAGTTCCTTCCCCCCGAGATCCACACTATCATGTCCTCCTCGTCACCCTCACAGCCGCCGCTTGTGTCTCCCTCCTTCACCTCCAAAACCAAGAAGGAGCTTTTCCTCGCTGTGTGCGACAACCCTGTTCTCATTGAACAGGGCAAGTTG AGCTTTTCGCTGGACAAATGGAGTGGGAAGAAATGCTATATGATCGCTGCAAGGGCCCTTTCGATTGTTTGGGCTGACACTCCTCACTACTGGAGATGGATTTCTGTCCCCGACTCGAG GTTTGAGGAGGTGGCGGAGCTTATTAGTGTGTGCTGGCTTGAAATCCGTGGCAAAATTGGGACACGGATGCTGTCCCCATCCACCCTTTACAAAGCTTTTCTTGTATTCAAGTCAATTGCAGGGGCTCATGGATTTGAGAACCAACCTGTGGAGGTCACAGTGGGTTTAATTGGGCAGGAGCCCACGAAACATGTGGTGTTTCTGGACGTGCAGAGAGGCCAAACCCAAGGCCAGGGCTACCACGTTGCCGGGCCTTGGCATATTGGCCTCTTCAACCGCAGACACATTCCCGGCCTCCAGTCGCTCCAGTCGTTCCAGCCAAGGGAGATCAACGAGGCCCAGTACCCGAAAGAGCGGAACGACGGGTGGCTGGAGATAGAGATGGGGGAGTTCTTCTGTGAAGGGGGTGAAGGTGGGGAGTTGGAGATGACTTGCATGGAGGTTAGGGGTGGACAGTGGAAGGGTGGCCTCATTTTTCAAGGGATTGAGGTCAGGCCTAAAAGGATGTAG
- the LOC103427754 gene encoding probable serine/threonine-protein kinase PBL26 has translation MSCFPCFGSQRSKRSNSNKRLENDPSSPPVAQELKKQKPAEATEAVNPADINAKAFTFRELATATKNFRQEFLLGEGGFGRVYKGTLQSSGQVVAVKQLDRHGMHGNKEFLGDVLMLSLLHHPNLVNLIGYCADGDQRLLVYEFISGGSVDDRVLGNGPDDKPLDWYTRVKIAYGAAMGLEYLHEKANPPVVYRDLKSSNILLDEAFNPKLSDVGLAQLGSEGDKSHGPSRLMGTYGFCAPEYSRSGEFTMKSDVYSFGVILLELITGRRAIDTTRSNDEQNLVSWAQPLFRDPKKYPDMADPLLNKQFPEKDLNQAVAIASMCLQEEAEVRPFMSDVVNTLSFLSTTPPPPEAVPAPLPADLTPTEKREENNDESECVSEYSEDDDLDDAGDDDEDQEASDQESIRNSRSNRRSVDISEGEGSKNERQVTLTESKEWHSFTRGSMISRNDSVNSSDQGSKVGNNLDGNSSQVSSNQSKYASASSRSSSSGSTEEIVSNSRKNSRKASQKETATVTLAGNSSTEEKSSEGGSVCTNDQDQKSISKVQQLPPILKDGKVSVDQHRNNEESHDFKSSKKCQSSRY, from the exons ATGAGTTGTTTTCCGTGTTTCGGCTCGCAGAGAAGTAAGAGATCAAATagcaacaagagattagagAATGACCCGTCTTCTCCTCCTGTCGCGCAAG aattgaagaaacaaaaaccTGCAGAGGCCACCGAGGCAGTTAACCCAGCAGATATTAATGCAAAGGCTTTCACTTTCCGGGAGCTTGCGACAGCAACAAAGAATTTCCGGCAGGAATTTCTTTTGGGGGAAGGTGGATTTGGAAGAGTCTATAAGGGAACTCTTCAGTCGAGCGGGCAG GTGGTGGCGGTGAAGCAACTGGACAGACATGGAATGCATGGGAACAAAGAGTTTCTTGGGGATGTTTTGATGCTAAGCCTCCTACACCATCCAAATCTGGTTAACCTAATTGGATATTGTGCTGATGGAGATCAAAGACTTTTGGTGTATGAATTCATATCCGGGGGTTCTGTAGACGATCGTGTTCTTG GCAATGGACCAGATGACAAGCCATTAGATTGGTACACCCGAGTTAAAATAGCTTATGGTGCTGCTATGGGACTGGAGTACTTGCACGAAAAGGCCAATCCCCCAGTTGTCTATCGAGATTTGAAATCTTCAAACATCTTGCTAGACGAAGCATTCAATCCAAAGCTCTCAGATGTTGGACTTGCCCAGCTTGGCTCCGAGGGAGATAAGAGTCATGGACCATCAAGACTGATGGGAACCTATGGTTTCTGTGCTCCTGAGTATTCAAGATCGGGTGAATTCACAATGAAGTCAGATGTGTACAGTTTCGGAGTTATACTTCTGGAGCTCATTACCGGAAGAAGAGCCATTGACACAACAAGGTCAAATGATGAGCAAAATCTAGTATCTTGG GCACAACCCTTATTCAGGGACCCGAAAAAGTATCCTGACATGGCAGATCCTCTTCTTAACAAGCAATTCCCAGAAAAGGATCTAAATCAAGCTGTTGCAATAGCATCCATGTGTTTGCAAGAGGAGGCAGAAGTCCGTCCCTTCATGAGTGACGTTGTGAATACTCTAAGTTTTCTTTCCAcaactcctcctcctcctgagGCTGTCCCTGCTCCTCTTCCAGCTGATCTGACCCCAACTGAAAAACGTGAAGAGAACAATGACGAATCAGAATGTGTTTCTGAATATTCAGAAGACGATGATCTTGATGATGCAGGAGATGATGACGAAGATCAGGAGGCTTCTGATCAAGAGAGTATCAGAAATTCAAGGAGCAACCGCCGTAGCGTTGACATTTCAGAAGGTGAAGGTAGCAAAAATGAACGCCAAGTAACTCTTACAGAATCCAAAGAATGGCATTCATTTACAAGGGGCAGCATGATATCACGGAACGACAGTGTTAATTCAAGTGACCAGGGCAGCAAGGTTGGTAATAATTTGGATGGTAATTCAAGCCAAGTTAGCAGCAATCAATCCAAATATGCAAGTGCATCTTCTAGAAGCAGTAGCAGTGGGTCAACAGAAGAAATCGTTTCCAATAGCAGAAAGAACAGCAGAAAAGCATCACAAAAAGAAACTGCTACTGTTACATTAGCTGGCAATAGCAGTACCGAGGAAAAATCATCAGAAGGCGGAAGTGTTTGCACAAATGATCAGGATCAGAAAAGCATAAGCAAGGTACAACAACTACCACCAATACTGAAAGATGGAAAAGTTTCTGTAGACCAACACAGAAACAACGAGGAATCGCATGATTTTAAATCATCGAAAAAATGTCAATCCAGTCGCTACTAA
- the LOC103434233 gene encoding tryptophan--tRNA ligase, cytoplasmic-like: MEERVGEAEPGQQQEEEQVVNPWTVSAKGGGKIDYDKLIDQFGCQRIDQQLVDRIHRLTGRPPHVFLRRGVFFAHRDLNEILDAYERGDKFYLYTGRGPSSEALHLGHLIPFMFTKYLQDVFKVPLVVQLTDDEKCMWKNLTVEESQRLARENAKDIIACGFDISKTFIFSDFDFVGGAFYKNMVKVGKCVTYNKVVGIFGFTGEDHIGKVSFPPVQAVPSFPSSFPHLFSGQDNLRCLIPCAIDQDPYFRMTRDVAPRIGYHKPALIESSFFPALQGETGKMSASDPNSAIYVTDAAKEIKNKINRYAFSGGQDSVEKHRELGANLEVDIPFKYLSFFLDDDDKLNEIRKEYGSGHMLTGEVKQLLVEVLTGMVERHRRARAAVTDEMVDAFMAVRPLPNMFS, translated from the exons ATGGAGGAGAGAGTGGGAGAGGCAGAACCAGGACAGCAGCAAGAGGAGGAGCAggtagtgaatccatggacggTGTCGGCCAAGGGTGGCGGGAAAATCGACTACGACAAGCTCATCGACCAGTTCGGCTGCCAGAGAATCGACCAGCAGCTCGTGGATCGCATCCACCGCCTCACCGGCCGTCCTCCCCACGTCTTCCTCCGCCGTGGCGTCTTCTTTGCCCACAG GGACTTGAATGAGATTCTGGATGCCTACGAGAGAGGAGACAAGTTCTATTTGTACACAGGAAGAGGACCTTCCTCCGAAGCTTTGCATTTGGGGCATCTTATCCCCTTCATGTTCACTAA ATATTTGCAAGATGTCTTCAAGGTTCCTCTTGTTGTACAACTTACCGATGATGAGAAGTGCATGTGGAAAAATCTGACTGTGGAAGAGAGCCAGAGACTTGCCAGGGAGAATGCTAAAGACATTATTGCTTGTGGTTTTGACATAtcaaaaaccttcatcttctccgattttgattttgttggtgG TGCCTTCTACAAGAACATGGTGAAGGTTGGAAAGTGTGTCACATATAATAAG GTTGTTGGTATCTTTGGTTTCACTGGAGAAGATCACATAGGAAAAGTTAGTTTTCCACCTGTACAG GCAGTTCcctcatttccaagttcatttCCTCATCTCTTCTCTGGCCAAGACAATCTTCGTTGCTTAATACCTTGTGCAATTGACCAG GATCCTTATTTTAGAATGACACGAGATGTTGCTCCACGAATTGGATATCACAAGCCTGCATTGATTGAGTCTTCTTTCTTCCCTGCCCTGCAG GGAGAGACAGGAAAAATGTCGGCTAGTGATCCAAATTCGGCCATATATGTAACTGATGCTGCAAAGgaaattaagaacaag ATAAACAGGTATGCATTTTCTGGTGGACAAGATTCGGTAGAGAAACATAGAGAGCTTGGAGCAAATCTCGAG GTAGATATTCCATTCAAATATCTAAGCTTTTTCCTAGACGACGATGATAAACTCAATGAGATACGGAAG GAGTATGGTTCCGGACACATGCTAACAGGTGAAGTGAAGCAACTTCTTGTTGAAGTTTTAACCGGAATGGTAGAAAGACATCGTAGGGCTAGGGCTGCTGTGACTGATGAG ATGGTGGACGCATTTATGGCAGTGAGGCCTCTACCGAATATGTTCAGCTAA